The following are encoded together in the Drosophila sechellia strain sech25 chromosome 3R, ASM438219v1, whole genome shotgun sequence genome:
- the LOC116801481 gene encoding uncharacterized protein LOC116801481, with product MMSEKTIQFLKKQSEIILEIRKLEVKPTLTDVEILKLNELQKCFIANHSNLLKIGVVDHEYFNAKQYDLIMMVLEKIKNKNEKIKGESVENTFPKSNTVPKSNPPPTLNLEMCGHPEKEGIAQNNALKVEQAFRNNVGQFRVYLEDTSKLIDSSPDFLKIRKNKIEFLWHKINNLIEQVNSHFESSLFEEEISELEFDKQNILTAINSRLSGTINKAEMSTVVKAEELPTLPKIQIPTFFGDSKEWDLFNELFTELIHVREDLSPSLKFNYLKSALKGEARNVVTHLLLGSGENYEATWEFLTKRYENKRNIFSDHMNRLMDMPNLNLESNKQIKTFIDTINESIYIIKLKAQLPEDVDAIFAHIILRKFNKESLNLYESHVKKTKEIQALSDVMDFLEQRLNSISSFSQEVKPVKKMINNNKNKNYSDNCAYCKLPGHYLIQCHKFKIMNPAERSDWVRKNGICQRCLRHPFGKKCISEQLCSTCRKPHHTLLHFAGHNPEKVNTCRTTGQALLATALIQVKSRYGGFEQLRALIDSGSQSTIISEESAQILKLKKFRSHTEISGVSSTGTCISKHKAVISIRNSPKNLEIEAIILPKLMKALPVNTINVDQKKWKNFKLADPDFNKPGRIDLIIGADVYTHILQNGVIKIDGLLGQKTDFGWIVSGCKKSKGKETIVATTIEIKELDRYWEVEEEEKDDIESEICENKFIKTTKKDSDGRYIVSIPFKEDVTLGDSKKQAIARYMNLEKKLKRNEKLKVDYTKFMNEYMDLGHMIEVSDEGKYFLPHQAVIRDSSLTTKLRVVFDASAKTTNNKSLNDIMWVGPRVQKDIFDIIIKWRKWEFVVSADIEKMYRQIKIDNDDQKYQYILWRNSPKEKIKTYKLTTVTYGTASAPYLATRVLVDIADKCKNQVISAIIRNDFYMDDLMTGADSVEEANKLITLILHELQKVGFNLRKWISNNSKILTTVEDTGDNKVLNIIENECVKTLGLKWEPQNDLFKFSVNCNDESKNINKRVVLSTLAKIFDPLGWLAPVTVSGKLFIQKLWINKSEWDQELSIEDKNYWEKYKENLLLLENIRIPRWINSNSSSVIQIHGFADASEKAYAAVVYAKVGPHVNIIASKSRVNPIKNRKTIPKLELCAAHLLSELIQRLKGSIDNIMEIYAWSDSTITLAWINSGQSKIKFIRRRTDDIRKLKNTEWNHVKSEDNPADLASRGVDSNQLINCDFWWKGPKWLADPKELWPRQQSVEEPVLINTVLNDKIDDPIYELIERYSSIEKLIRIIAYINRFVQMKTRNKAYSSIISVKEIRIAETVVIKKQQEYQFRQEIRCLKIKKEIKTNNKILSLNPFLDKDGVLRVGGRLQNSNAEFNVKHPIILEKCHLTSLLIKNAHKETLHGGINLMRNYIQRKYWIFGLKNSLKKYLRECVTCARYKQNTAQQIMGNLPKYRVTMTFPFLNTGIDYAGPYYVKCSKNRGQKTFKGYVAVFVCMATKAIHLEMVSDLTSDAFLAALRRFIARRGKCSNIYSDNGTNFVGAARKLDQELFNAIQENITIAAQLEKDRIDWHFIPPAGPHFGGIWEAGVKSMKYHLKRIIGDTILTYEEMSTLLCQIEACLNSRPLYTIVSEVPKIIWDPLKLSILNHTEEFERLNNEIKFMKENHQKLKDLHFHHISGHAGLIIALILMIVLIIYFIRNVLCNKECKQ from the exons atgatgTCAGAAAAGACTATTCAATTCCTTAAGAAGCAGTCCGAAATTATTTTGGAAATTAGAAAGTTGGAAGTAAAACCAACATTAACAGATGTAGAAattctaaaattaaatgagcttcaaaaatgtttcattgctaATCATAGCAATTTGTTAAAGATCGGCGTTGTCGATCATGAATATTTTAACGCGAAGCAGTATGATTTAATAATGATGGTgttagaaaaaattaaaaataaaaatgaaaaaattaaggGCGAGTCGGTAGAAAACACTTTCCCTAAATCAAACACTGTCCCTAAATCAAACCCTCCCCCTACATTAAACCTTGAAATGTGTGGTCACCCTGAAAAAGAGGGTATAGCACAAAACAACGCTTTAAAAGTAGAGCAGGCATTTCGAAATAATGTTGGCCAATTTCGAGTATATCTAGAAGATACGTCTAAACTAATAGACAGTAGTCCAGATTTCcttaaaataaggaaaaataaaattgaatttttatggcataaaataaataacctgattgaacaggtgaatagTCATTTTGAGAGCTCGCTATTCGAAGAAGAAATTAGCGAACTTGAAtttgacaaacaaaatattcttaCAGCCATTAATAGTCGACTCAGtggcacaataaataaagctgaaATGTCGACGGTTGTTAAGGCGGAGGAGTTACCAACCCTGCCTAAAATACAGATTCCCACTTTCTTTGGTGATTCCAAAGAATGGGATCTTTTTAATGAACTCTTTACAGAGCTCATACATGTGAGAGAGGATCTCAGTCCTTCTCtcaaatttaattatctaAAGTCAGCATTAAAAGGAGAAGCCAGAAATGTGGTTACTCATTTACTGCTCGGCTCTGGAGAAAATTATGAAGCCACTTGGGAGTTTTTGACCAAGCGATATGAGAATAAAAGAAACATATTCTCAGATCATATGAATAGGCTTATGGATatgccaaatttaaatttagaatccaataagcaaataaagacATTTATTGACACGATTAACGAgtcaatttatattataaaattaaaggcacAATTACCAGAAGATGTGGATGCAATTTTCGCTCACATAATTCTTCGGAAATTCAATAAAGAATCACTCAATTTATATGAAAGCCATGTTAAAAAGACAAAAGAAATACAGGCACTTTCTGATGTCATGGACTTTTTAGAGCAAAGGCTCAATTCTATATCATCATTCTCACAGGAAGTAAAACCTGTaaagaaaatgattaataataacaagaataaaaattatagTGACAATTGTGCATATTGCAAACTACCAGGgcattatttaattcaatgccataaatttaaaataatgaatcCAGCAGAACGGTCTGACTGGGTAAGAAAAAATGggatttgccaaagatgtctGAGGCATCCGTTtggtaaaaaatgtataagcgAGCAGCTTTGTTCGACTTGTCGTAAACCTCACCACACGTTACTTCACTTTGCAGGTCATAATCCAGAAAAAGTGAATACGTGTAGAACAACAGGTCAAGCCTTGTTGGCCACGGCCTTGATTCAAGTAAAGTCGAGGTATGGAGGCTTTGAACAATTAAGAGCATTGATTGATAGTGGCTCTCAAAGCACAATTATTTCAGAAGAGTCTGCACAGAttctaaaattgaaaaaatttcgGTCTCATACTGAAATAAGTGGAGTATCTTCCACAGGAACGTGCATCTCCAAGCACAAAGCGGTTATTTCGATAAGAAATTCTCcgaaaaatttagaaattgaAGCAATTATTCTCCCAAAACTTATGAAGGCACTTCCAGTCAACACGATTAATGTTGATCAGAAAAAATGGAAGAACTTTAAATTAGCCGACCCCGATTTTAATAAACCGGGTCGCATTGATCTAATCATTGGAGCAGACGTATATACTCACATTCTGCAAAATGGAGTTATAAAAATAGACGGTCTCCTTgggcaaaaaactgatttcGGGTGGATAGTTTCTGGATGTAAAAAATCCAAAGgaaaagaaaccattgtagccacaacaatagaaataaaagagttAGATCGCTACTGGGAagtggaagaagaagaaaaagatgATATCGAGTCTGAAAtctgtgaaaataaatttatcaaaacgacaaaaaaagATTCAGATGGGCGATACATTGTGTCAATTCCATTCAAGGAGGATGTCACCTTAGGAGATTCAAAGAAACAAGCGATAGCTCGTTACATGAATCTggagaaaaaactaaaaagaaatgaaaaacttaaggTTGACTACACTAAATTCATGAATGAATACATGGATTTAGGACACATGATTGAAGTGAGTGATgaaggcaaatattttttaccgCACCAGGCAGTGATTAGAGATTCAAGCCTTACGACCAAATTGAGAGTAGTTTTTGATGCTTCAGCAAAAACTACGAATAACAAAAGTTTGAACGACATAATGTGGGTTGGGCCACGAGTTCAAAAAGATATTTTtgacattattattaaatggagaaaatgggaatttgttgtttcggCAGACATTGAAAAGATGTACCGACAAATTAAAATAGATAATGATGatcaaaaatatcaatatattttatggagAAATTctccaaaagaaaaaattaaaacatataaattaacCACAGTCACTTACGGAACTGCATCTGCACCATATTTGGCTACCAGGGTTCTGGTAGATATTGCAGATAAATGTAAAAACCAAGTTATTAGTGCAATAATTAGGAATGATTTCTATATGGATGACCTAATGACTGGAGCTGATTCGGTAGAAGaagctaataaattaataacattaattCTCCATGAATTGCAGAAAGTTGGATTCAACTTAAGGAAATGGATTTCCAACAATTCCAAAATATTAACCACTGTGGAGGACACAGGGGACAATAAGGTTCTCAATATTATCGAAAATGAATGTGTTAAAACTTTAGGACTAAAATGGGAACctcaaaatgatttatttaagttcAGCGTAAATTGTAATGatgaatcaaaaaatataaataagcgcGTTGTGTTATCAACGctagcaaaaatatttgatccGTTAGGATGGTTGGCACCAGTCACGGTTtcaggaaaactttttattcaaaaactttggataaataaaagtgaatgGGATCAGGAATTATCCATAGAAGATAAAAATTAttgggaaaaatataaagaaaatttattattgttagaGAATATTCGAATCCCAAGGTGGATTAATTCAAACAGTTCTTCAGTCATTCAGATTCACGGATTTGCGGACGCCTCCGAAAAAGCATATGCTGCAGTAGTCTATGCTAAAGTAGGACCTCATGTTAATATAATAGCTAGCAAAAGTAGAGTCAACCCTATAAAAAATAGGAAGACAATTCCCAAACTCGAGCTGTGTGCAGCTCACCTGCTTAGTGAATTAATCCAAAGACTAAAAGGATCAATTGACAATATAATGGAGATCTATGCTTGGAGTGATTCCACGATTACCTTAGCATGGATTAACAGTGGTCAAAGTAAGATCAAATTTATAAGAAGAAGAACGGATGACAttcggaaattaaaaaatactgaATGGAATCATGTTAAGTCAGAGGATAATCCAGCAGATTTAGCATCCAGGGGAGTGGATTCTAACCAGTTGATCAACTGTGATTTTTGGTGGAAAGGTCCGAAATGGCTAGCAGACCCAAAAGAACTTTGGCCTCGGCAGCAGTCTGTAGAAGAACCTGTCTTAATAAATACGGTATTAAATGACAAAATAGATGATCCTATTTACGAATTAATAGAAAGGTATTCCAGTATAGAAAAACTTATACGTATAATAGCATACATAAATAGATTCGTGCAGAtgaaaacaagaaataaaGCCTATTCATCAATTATTTCAGTAAAGGAGATAAGAATAGCGGAAACAGTTGTTATTAAGAAACAACAAGAATACCAGTTTAGGCAAGAGATAAGGTGCcttaaaatcaaaaaggaaatcaagacaaataataaaatattgtcaTTGAATCCATTTTTGGACAAGGATGGGGTTCTAAGAGTTGGAGGAAGATTGCAAAATTCCAatgcagaatttaatgttaaacatccaATCATTTTAGAAAAATGCCACCTAACAagcttattaataaaaaatgctcaTAAGGAAACATTGCATGGAGGGATAAACCTAATGCGAAACTATATCCAAAGAAAGTATTGGATTTTCGGGTtgaaaaattcgttgaaaaagtATTTAAGAGAATGTGTAACGTGTGCAAggtataaacaaaatacagcTCAGCAAATAATGGGTAACTTGCCAAAATATAGAGTGACGATGACATTCCCGTTTCTTAATACTGGAATAGATTACGCAGGTCCTTATTATgttaaatgttcaaaaaatcgtggccaaaaaacatttaaaggaTACGTTGCTGTATTCGTTTGCATGGCCACCAAAGCCATACACTTAGAAATGGTAAGCGATCTAACTTCAGACGCATTTTTAGCAGCACTCAGAAGATTTATTGCTAGACGGGGAAAATGTTCCAATATCTATTCAGACAACGGAACAAATTTTGTAGGAGCTGCAAGAAAATTAGATCAAGAGTTATTTAATGCAATACAAGAAAATATAACGATTGCAGCGCAGCTTGAAAAGGACAGGATTGATTGGCATTTTATTCCCCCGGCAGGACCTCACTTCGGAGGTATTTGGGAAGCTGGAGTtaagtcaatgaaataccatttAAAGCGTATAATCGGCGACACTATTTTGACTTACGAAGAAATGTCAACTCTTTTATGTCAAATAGAAGCATGCTTAAATTCAAGGCCATTATACACTATAG TTAGTGAAGTGCCGAAGATTATTTGGGATCCGCTGAAACTATCAATATTAAATCATACTGAGGAATTTGAACGAttgaataatgaaattaaatttatgaaagagAACCATCAAAAATTGAAAGATTTACATTTCCATCATATTTCCGGACATGCTGGATTAATTATTGCTTTAATACTAATGatagtattaataatatatttcatacgGAATGTGCTGTGCAACAAAGAATGCAAGCAATAA
- the LOC6612593 gene encoding uncharacterized protein LOC6612593, with protein MNIPLIVAMMWVFGALVHGIPTTRHTNIKCENQDKSFGEIKECRLKVLGRGIIGANVYYKVKKIPVKAVHVNFSVWKRLSGYHPFLFNTTVDFCHIIKHPNPSNVFFYFYGALRPFSNANHSCPFNHDIILKDFVLDDKMFSIVPIPRGNYMFVTKIMANNAWRATVFSYLDINVDKL; from the exons ATGAACATCCCACTTATAGTTGCTATGATGTGGGTTTTCGGTGCTCTGGTACACGGAATACCCACAACTCGACACACAAACATAAAGTGCGAGAATCAGGATAAATCCTTTGGTGAAATAAAAGAGTGTCGATTGAAGGTCCTGGGTCGGGGAATTATTGGAGCTAACGTTTACTATAAAGTAAAGAAGATACCAGTGAAGGCGGTACATGTCAATTTCAGTGTGTGGAAAAGATTGTCCGGCTACCATCCATTTCTATTTAATACTACCGTGGATTTTTGCCACATCATAAAGCATCCGAATCCGTCAAATGTATTCTTCTACTTTTATGGGGCACTACGGCCCTTCAGCAATGCTAATCACTCTTGTCCGTTCAAC CACGACATCATACTCAAGGATTTCGTTTTGGATGACAAGATGTTCTCAATTGTTCCAATTCCCAGGGGTAACTACATGTTCGTAACAAAAATTATGGCTAACAACGCTTGGAGGGCGACTGTTTTTTCTTATTTGGACATTAATGTTGACAAATTGTAG
- the LOC116801480 gene encoding uncharacterized protein LOC116801480 codes for MMSEKTIQFLKKQSEIILEIRKLEVKPTLTDVEILKLNELQKCFIANHSNLLKIGVVDHEYFNAKQYDLIMMVLEKIKNKNEKIKGESVENTFPKSNTVPKSNPPPTLNLEMCGHPEKEGIAQNNALKVEQAFRNNVGQFRVYLEDTSKLIDSSPDFLKIRKNKIEFLWHKIDNLIEQVNSHFESSLFEEEISELEFDKQNILTAINSRLSGTINKAEMSTVVKAEELPTLPKIQIPTFFGDSKEWDLFNELFTELIHVREDLSPSLKFNYLKSALKGEARNMVTHLLLGSGENYEATWEFLTKRYENKRNIFSDHMNRLMDMPNLNLESNKQIKTFIDTINESIYIIKLKAQLPEDVDAIFAHIILRKFNKESLNLYESHVKKTKEIQALSDVMDFLEQRLNSISSFSQEVKPVKKMINNNKNKNYSDNCAYCKLPGHYLIQCHKFKIMNPAERSDWVRKNGICLRCLRHPFGKKCISEQLCSTCRKPHHTLLHFAGHNPEKVNTCRTTGQALLATALIQVKSRYGGFEQLRALIDSGAQSTIISEESAQILKLKKFRSHTEISGVSSTGTCISKHKAVISIRNSPKNLEIEAIILPKLMKALPVNTINVDQKKWKNFRLADPDFNKPGRIDLIIGADVYTHILQNGVIKIDGLLGQKTDFGWIVSGCKKSKGKETIVATTIEIKELDRYWEVEEEEKDDIESEICENKFIKTTKKDSDGRYIVSIPFKEDVTLGDSKKQAIARYMNLEKKLKRNEKLKVDYTKFMNEYMDLGHMIEVSDEGKYFLPHQAVIRDSSLTTKLRVVFDASAKTTNNKSLNDIMWVGPRVQKDIFDIIIKWRKWEFVVSADIEKMYRQIKIDNDDQKYQYILWRNSPKEKIKTYKLTTVTYGTASAPYLATRVLVDIADKCKNQVISAIIRNDFYMDDLMTGADSVEEANKLITLILHELQKVGFNLRKWISNNSKILTTVEDTGDNKVLNIIENECVKTLGLKWEPQNDLFKFSVNCNDESKNINKRVVLSTLAKIFDPLGWLAPVTVSGKLFIQKLWINKSEWDQELSIEDKNYWEKYKENLLLLENIRIPRWINSNSSSVIQIHGFADASEKAYAAVVYAKVGPHVNIIASKSRVNPIKNRKTIPKLELCAAHLLSELIQRLKGSIDNIMEIYAWSDSTITLAWINSGQSKIKFIKRRTDDIRKLKNTEWNHVKSEDNPADLASRGVDSNQLINCDFWWKGPKWLADPKELWPRQQSVEEPVLINTVLNDKIDDPIYELIERYSSIEKLIRIIAYINRFVQMKTRNKAYSSIISVKEIRIAETVVIKKQQEYQFRQEIKCLKIKKEIKTNNKILSLNPFLDKDGVLRVGGRLQNSNAEFNVKHPIILEKCHLTSLLIKNAHKETLHGGINLMRNYIQRKYWIFGLKNSLKKYLRECVTCARYKQNTAQQIMGNLPKYRVTMTFPFLNTGIDYAGPYYVKCSKNRGQKTFKGYVAVFVCMATKAIHLEMVSDLTSDAFLAALRRFIARRGKCSNIYSDNGTNFVGAARKLDQELFNAIQENITIAAQLEKDRIDWHFIPPAGPHFGGIWEAGVKSMKYHLKRIIGDTILTYEEMSTLLCQIEACLNSRPLYTIVSEVPKIIWDPLKLSILNHTEEFERLNNEIKFMKENHQKLKDLHFHHISGHAGLIIALILMIVLIIYFIRKCAVQQRMQAITLAGPLPVL; via the exons atgatgTCAGAAAAGACTATTCAATTCCTTAAGAAGCAGTCCGAAATTATTTTGGAAATTAGAAAGTTGGAAGTAAAACCAACATTAACAGATGTAGAAattctaaaattaaatgagcttcaaaaatgtttcattgctaATCATAGCAATTTGTTAAAGATCGGCGTTGTCGATCATGAATATTTTAACGCGAAGCAGTATGATTTAATAATGATGGTgttagaaaaaattaaaaataaaaatgaaaaaattaaggGCGAGTCGGTAGAAAACACTTTCCCTAAATCAAACACTGTCCCTAAATCAAACCCTCCCCCTACATTAAACCTTGAAATGTGTGGTCACCCTGAAAAAGAGGGTATAGCACAAAACAACGCTTTAAAAGTAGAGCAGGCATTTCGAAATAATGTTGGCCAATTTCGAGTATATCTAGAAGATACGTCTAAACTAATAGACAGTAGTCCAGATTTCcttaaaataaggaaaaataaaattgaatttttatggcataaaaTAGATAACCtgattgaacaggtgaatagTCATTTTGAGAGCTCGCTATTCGAAGAAGAAATTAGCGAACTTGAAtttgacaaacaaaatattcttaCAGCCATTAATAGTCGACTCAGtggcacaataaataaagctgaaATGTCGACGGTTGTTAAGGCGGAGGAGTTACCAACCCTGCCTAAAATACAGATTCCCACTTTCTTTGGTGATTCCAAAGAATGGGATCTTTTTAATGAACTCTTTACAGAGCTCATACATGTGAGAGAGGATCTCAGTCCTTCTCtcaaatttaattatctaAAGTCAGCATTAAAAGGAGAAGCCAGAAATATGGTTACTCATTTACTGCTCGGCTCTGGAGAAAATTATGAAGCCACTTGGGAGTTTTTGACCAAGCGATATGAGAATAAAAGAAACATATTCTCAGATCATATGAATAGGCTTATGGATatgccaaatttaaatttagaatccaataagcaaataaagacATTTATTGACACGATTAACGAgtcaatttatattataaaattaaaggcacAATTACCAGAAGATGTGGATGCAATTTTCGCTCACATAATTCTTCGGAAATTCAATAAAGAATCACTCAATTTATATGAAAGCCATGTTAAAAAGACAAAAGAAATACAGGCACTTTCTGATGTCATGGACTTTTTAGAGCAAAGGCTCAATTCTATATCATCATTCTCACAGGAAGTAAAACCTGTaaagaaaatgattaataataacaagaataaaaattatagTGACAATTGTGCATATTGCAAACTACCAGGgcattatttaattcaatgccataaatttaaaataatgaatcCAGCAGAACGGTCTGACTGGGTAAGAAAAAATGGGATTTGCCTAAGATGTCTGAGGCATCCGTTtggtaaaaaatgtataagcgAGCAGCTTTGTTCGACTTGTCGTAAACCTCACCACACGTTACTTCACTTTGCAGGTCATAATCCAGAAAAAGTGAATACGTGTAGAACAACAGGTCAAGCCTTGTTGGCCACGGCCTTGATTCAAGTAAAGTCGAGGTATGGAGGCTTTGAACAATTAAGAGCATTGATTGATAGTGGCGCTCAAAGCACAATTATTTCAGAAGAGTCTGCACAGAttctaaaattgaaaaaatttcgGTCTCATACTGAAATAAGTGGAGTATCTTCCACAGGAACGTGCATCTCCAAGCACAAAGCGGTTATTTCGATAAGAAATTCTCcgaaaaatttagaaattgaAGCAATTATTCTCCCAAAACTTATGAAGGCACTTCCAGTCAACACGATTAATGTTGATCAGAAAAAATGGAAGAACTTTAGATTAGCCGACCCCGATTTTAATAAACCGGGTCGCATTGATCTAATCATTGGAGCAGACGTATATACTCACATTCTGCAAAATGGAGTTATAAAAATAGACGGTCTCCTTgggcaaaaaactgatttcGGGTGGATAGTTTCTGGATGTAAAAAATCCAAAGgaaaagaaaccattgtagccacaacaatagaaataaaagagttAGATCGCTACTGGGAagtggaagaagaagaaaaagatgATATCGAGTCTGAAAtctgtgaaaataaatttatcaaaacgacaaaaaaagATTCAGATGGGCGATACATTGTGTCAATTCCATTCAAGGAGGATGTCACCTTAGGAGATTCAAAGAAACAAGCGATAGCTCGTTACATGAATCTggagaaaaaactaaaaagaaatgaaaaacttaaggTTGACTACACTAAATTCATGAATGAATACATGGATTTAGGACACATGATTGAAGTGAGTGATgaaggcaaatattttttaccgCACCAGGCAGTGATTAGAGATTCAAGCCTTACGACCAAATTGAGAGTAGTTTTTGATGCTTCAGCAAAAACTACGAATAACAAAAGTTTGAACGACATAATGTGGGTTGGGCCACGAGTTCAAAAAGATATTTTtgacattattattaaatggagaaaatgggaatttgttgtttcggCAGACATTGAAAAGATGTACCGACAAATTAAAATAGATAATGATGatcaaaaatatcaatatattttatggagAAATTctccaaaagaaaaaattaaaacatataaattaacCACAGTCACTTACGGAACTGCATCTGCACCATATTTGGCTACCAGGGTTCTGGTAGATATTGCAGATAAATGTAAAAACCAAGTTATTAGTGCAATAATTAGGAATGATTTCTATATGGATGACCTAATGACTGGAGCTGATTCGGTAGAAGaagctaataaattaataacattaattCTCCATGAATTGCAGAAAGTTGGATTCAACTTAAGGAAATGGATTTCCAACAATTCCAAAATATTAACCACTGTGGAGGACACAGGGGACAATAAGGTTCTCAATATTATCGAAAATGAATGTGTTAAAACTTTAGGACTAAAATGGGAACctcaaaatgatttatttaagttcAGCGTAAATTGTAATGatgaatcaaaaaatataaataagcgcGTTGTGTTATCAACGctagcaaaaatatttgatccGTTAGGATGGTTGGCACCAGTCACGGTTtcaggaaaactttttattcaaaaactttggataaataaaagtgaatgGGATCAGGAATTATCCATAGAAGATAAAAATTAttgggaaaaatataaagaaaatttattattgttagaGAATATTCGAATCCCAAGGTGGATTAATTCAAACAGTTCTTCAGTCATTCAGATTCACGGATTTGCGGACGCCTCCGAAAAAGCATATGCTGCAGTAGTCTATGCTAAAGTAGGACCTCATGTTAATATAATAGCTAGCAAAAGTAGAGTCAACCCTATAAAAAATAGGAAGACAATTCCCAAACTCGAGCTGTGTGCAGCTCACCTGCTTAGTGAATTAATCCAAAGACTAAAAGGATCAATTGACAATATAATGGAGATCTATGCTTGGAGTGATTCCACGATTACCTTAGCATGGATTAACAGTGGTCAAAGTAAgatcaaatttataaaaagaaGAACGGATGACAttcggaaattaaaaaatactgaATGGAATCATGTTAAGTCAGAGGATAATCCAGCAGATTTAGCATCCAGGGGAGTGGATTCTAACCAGTTGATCAACTGTGATTTTTGGTGGAAAGGTCCGAAATGGCTAGCAGACCCAAAAGAACTTTGGCCTCGGCAGCAGTCTGTAGAAGAACCTGTCTTAATAAATACGGTATTAAATGACAAAATAGATGATCCTATTTACGAATTAATAGAAAGGTATTCCAGTATAGAAAAACTTATACGTATAATAGCATACATAAATAGATTCGTGCAGAtgaaaacaagaaataaaGCCTATTCATCAATTATTTCAGTAAAGGAGATAAGAATAGCGGAAACAGTTGTTATTAAGAAACAACAAGAATACCAGTTTAGGCAAGAGATAAAGTGCcttaaaatcaaaaaggaaatcaagacaaataataaaatattgtcaTTGAATCCATTTTTGGACAAGGATGGGGTTCTAAGAGTTGGAGGAAGATTGCAAAATTCCAatgcagaatttaatgttaaacatccaATCATTTTAGAAAAATGCCACCTAACAagcttattaataaaaaatgctcaTAAGGAAACATTGCATGGAGGGATAAACCTAATGCGAAACTATATCCAAAGAAAGTATTGGATTTTCGGGTtgaaaaattcgttgaaaaagtATTTAAGAGAATGTGTAACGTGTGCAAggtataaacaaaatacagcTCAGCAAATAATGGGTAACTTGCCAAAATATAGAGTGACGATGACATTCCCGTTTCTTAATACTGGAATAGATTACGCAGGTCCTTATTATgttaaatgttcaaaaaatcgtggccaaaaaacatttaaaggaTACGTTGCTGTATTCGTTTGCATGGCCACCAAAGCCATACACTTAGAAATGGTAAGCGATCTAACTTCAGACGCATTTTTAGCAGCACTCAGAAGATTTATTGCTAGACGGGGAAAATGTTCCAATATCTATTCAGACAACGGAACAAATTTTGTAGGAGCTGCAAGAAAATTAGATCAAGAGTTATTTAATGCAATACAAGAAAATATAACGATTGCAGCGCAGCTTGAAAAGGACAGGATTGATTGGCATTTTATTCCCCCGGCAGGACCTCACTTCGGAGGTATTTGGGAAGCTGGAGTtaagtcaatgaaataccatttAAAGCGTATAATCGGCGACACTATTTTGACTTACGAAGAAATGTCAACTCTTTTATGTCAAATAGAAGCATGCTTAAATTCAAGGCCATTATACACTATAG TTAGTGAAGTGCCGAAGATTATTTGGGATCCGCTGAAACTATCAATATTAAATCATACTGAGGAATTTGAACGAttgaataatgaaattaaatttatgaaagagAACCATCAAAAATTGAAAGATTTACATTTCCATCATATTTCCGGACATGCTGGTTTAATTATTGCTTTAATACTAATGatagtattaataatatatttcatacgGAAATGTGCTGTGCAACAAAGAATGCAAGCAATAACCCTTGCAGGTCCGTTGCCAGTACTATAA